One segment of Colius striatus isolate bColStr4 chromosome 11, bColStr4.1.hap1, whole genome shotgun sequence DNA contains the following:
- the HNMT gene encoding histamine N-methyltransferase — translation MASPMRSLLTNHAKYYESFHCFLANSTEHQCMEEFMERQLPAIIDSIGNGKSTINILSVGSGAGEMDLLILSKVQATYPGVTINNDVVEPSAHQILKYKERVAETSNLKNIKFTWHEETAYEYESRMNAEKKSKKWAFIHTIQMLYYVKDIPATIRYLHSLLEAGGKLLIIVLSGTSSWEVLWKKYASSVPLQNFSTFITSADITRILDSAGLKYQLHELQSYMDITSCFVKGNKEGELLLDFLTQTYDFCNTAPPELKRQFIEELRKPECSEIRDGKVLFNNNLSAIVVES, via the exons ATGGCATCACCCATGAGGTCCTTGCTCACCAACCATGCCAAATACTACGAGTCTTTCCACTGCTTCCTGGCAAATTCGACGGAGCATCAGTGCATGGAGGAGTTCATGGagaggcagctgccagccaTAATTGACAG TATTGGAAATGGGAAATCTACAATCAACATTCTAAGTGTTGGTAGTGGAGCAG GTGAGATGGACCTGCTGATCCTTTCAAAAGTACAAGCCACATATCCAGGGGTCACCATCAACAACGATGTGGTAGAGCCAAGTGCTCATCAGATCTTGAAGTACAAAg AGCGTGTGGCTGAGACATCAAACCTCAAGAATATAAAGTTTACCTGGCATGAGGAGACAGCTTATGAATATGAAAGTCGAATGAATGCAGAAAAGAAGTCTAAAAAATGGGCCTTCATTCACACAATCCAG ATGCTGTATTACGTGAAAGATATCCCAGCAACTATCCGCTATCTCCACAGCCTCTTGGAAGCAGGGGGGAAGCTCCTCATCATCGTGCTGTCAG GAACTAGTAGCTGGGAAGTGCTGTGGAAGAAATACGCCTCTTCCGTCCCTTTACAGAATTTCTCCACTTTTATTACCTCTGCTGACATCACAAGGATACTGGATTCAGCTGGGCTGAAGTACCAGCTCCATGAGCTCCAATCCTACATGGACATAACGAGCTGCTTTGTCAAAGGGAACAAGGAAGGGGAGTTGTTGCTGGATTTCCTGACACAGACTTATGACTTTTGTAACACTGCTCCTCCTGAACTAAAGCGTCAGTTCATTGAAGAGTTAAGAAAGCCTGAGTGCAGTGAAATAAGAGATGGGAAGGTGCTTTTTAATAACAACTTGAGTGCAATAGTGGTTGAGTCGTGA